A stretch of Myxocyprinus asiaticus isolate MX2 ecotype Aquarium Trade chromosome 42, UBuf_Myxa_2, whole genome shotgun sequence DNA encodes these proteins:
- the bmp1b gene encoding bone morphogenetic protein 1b isoform X1: MNPLRTCSFVISLRLLIAIELQVDTNYYTGSAESDVVDYMDPCKAAAFLGDIALDEEDLRLLKVKYMDATQNTSSNFSLPESENKSSANSNAEGDPVLASRSFIRRRRAATARPERVWPDGIIPYIISGNFSGSQRAIFKQAMRHWEKHTCVTFMERTTEESYIVFTIRPCGCCSFVGRRGGGPQAISIGKNCDKFGIVVHELGHVIGFWHEHTRPDRDEHVDIFRENIQPGQEYNFIKMEPDDVDSLGEVYDFDSIMHYARNTFSRGIYLDTMLPKYDVDGVRPPIGQRTRLSKGDIAQARKLYKCPRCGESLQDSTGNFSSPGFPNGYAAYLHCIWRISVTPGEKIILNFTSMDLYRSHLCWYDHLEIRDGYWRNAPLKGRFCGDQIPEAIVSTDSRLWIEFRSSSNWVGKGFSAIYEAICGGEVRRDSGQIESPNYPDDYRPNKLCIWKIIVPQGFHVGLSFQSFEIEKHDSCSYDYLEVRDGDSENSPLLGHFCGYEKPDDVKSSSNQLWMKFVSDGSVNKAGFAANFFKETDECSRPDEGHCEQRCVNTLGSYHCACDPGYELAPDRRSCAAAACGGFISKLNGSFTSPGWPQEYPPNKNCLWQLIAPTQYRITLLFDTFETEGNDVCKYDYVEVRSGLSADSKLHGKFCGTEKPEAITSQQNSMRVEFKSDNTVSKRGFKAQFFSDMDECSRENGGCQHECVNTFGSYSCQCRSGFVLHSNKHDCKEVGCDQVITRVSGTITSPNWPDKYPSKKTCTWTLSTTPGHRIKLAFDEIDMEAHQECTYDHLEIYDGRNGRAPSFGRFCGGKKPSPVISSSNSMFLLFFSDNSVQKRGFKASHSAECGGSLKAEIKTKDLYSHAQFGDNNYPGASDCQWVISAEKGYGVELIFHIFEIEEEADCGYDYVELFDGADVKAPRLGRYCGSGPPEEIYSAGDAIVIKFHSDDTINKKGFHVRYTSTKFQDTLHTSK; the protein is encoded by the exons CTGCTTTTCTGGGGGACATAGCTTTAGATGAGGAGGACTTGCGTTTGCTAAAGGTGAAATATATGGATGCTACGCAGAACACCTCTTCTAACTTTTCTTTACCTGAATCAG AAAACAAATCCTCAGCCAATAGCAATGCAGAGGGTGACCCAGTTTTGGCCAGTCGAAGCTTCATACGCAGACGGAGAGCAGCCACAGCCAGGCCTGAGAGAGTTTGGCCAGATGGCATAATCCCCTATATTATTAGTGGCAACTTTAGCG GCAGCCAGCGAGCCATTTTCAAGCAAGCCATGCGACACTGGGAGAAGCACACCTGCGTGACCTTCATGGAAAGAACCACAGAGGAAAGCTACATCGTCTTTACCATCCGGCCATGTGG GTGCTGTTCTTTTGTCGGAAGGAGGGGTGGAGGTCCCCAGGCTATCTCCATTGGCAAGAACTGTGACAAGTTTGGCATCGTGGTGCATGAACTTGGACACGTCATTGGCTTCTGGCATGAGCACACGCGACCTGACCGGGACGAACATGTGGATATATTTAGAGAAAACATCCAGCCTG GTCAGGAGTACAATTTCATAAAAATGGAGCCAGATGATGTGGATTCCCTCGGCGAGGTTTATGACTTTGACAGCATCATGCATTACGCCAGAAACACATTTTCCAG GGGCATCTATCTTGATACCATGCTGCCAAAGTATGATGTTGATGGAGTCCGACCTCCTATCGGACAGCGAACAAGACTGAGCAAAGGGGACATTGCTCAAGCAAGAAAATTATACAAGTGTCCAA GATGTGGTGAGAGCCTCCAGGACAGCACTGGAAACTTTTCTTCCCCTGGGTTCCCGAATGGATATGCTGCATATCTTCACTGTATATGGAGGATATCGGTCACGCCTGGGGAGAAG ATCATTCTGAATTTTACCTCAATGGATTTGTACAGAAGTCACTTGTGCTGGTACGACCACTTGGAGATCCGTGATGGATACTGGAGAAATGCACCATTGAAAG GCCGTTTTTGTGGAGACCAGATTCCTGAGGCCATTGTGTCTACTGACAGTCGACTGTGGATTGAATTTCGCAGCAGCAGTAATTGGGTGGGAAAGGGCTTTTCCGCAATCTATGAAG CTATTTGCGGAGGTGAAGTGAGAAGAGACAGTGGCCAGATTGAGTCACCTAATTATCCTGACGACTATCGGCCCAATAAACTGTGCATATGGAAGATTATAGTGCCACAGGGGTTCCATGTGGGCCTCAGCTTCCAGTCCTTTGAG ATTGAGAAACATGACAGCTGTAGTTATGACTACCTGGAAGTGCGAGACGGTGATTCCGAAAACAGTCCTCTCCTGGGCCACTTCTGCGGCTACGAAAAGCCAGACGATGTCAAGAGCAGCTCTAACCAGCTGTGGATGAAGTTTGTATCTGATGGCTCTGTGAACAAAGCTGGATTTGCAGCCAATTTCTTTAAAG AGACCGATGAATGCTCCAGGCCTGATGAAGGTCACTGTGAGCAACGTTGTGTCAACACCCTGGGCAGCTACCACTGTGCCTGTGACCCGGGTTACGAGCTCGCCCCTGACCGCCGCAGCTGTGCAG CAGCTGCCTGTGGTGGATTCATCAGCAAACTCAATGGCTCCTTTACAAGTCCAGGTTGGCCGCAGGAATACCCCCCCAACAAGAACTGCTTGTGGCAGCTCATAGCCCCCACACAGTACCGCATCACACTGCTGTTCGACACCTTTGAGACTGAGGGAAACGAT GTTTGTAAATATGATTATGTTGAGGTGCGTAGTGGTCTGTCCGCTGACTCAAAGCTTCACGGGAAGTTCTGCGGTACAGAGAAACCAGAGGCAATCACCTCACAACAGAACAGCATGCGTGTTGAGTTCAAATCAGACAACACCGTGTCCAAGAGAGGCTTCAAAGCTCAGTTCTTTTCTG ACATGGATGAGTGTTCGAGGGAGAATGGAGGCTGCCAGCATGAGTGTGTTAACACGTTTGGAAGCTACAGCTGTCAGTGTCGCAGTGGCTTTGTGTTACACAGCAATAAACATGACTGCAAAGAAG TGGGTTGTGACCAGGTCATTACTCGTGTCTCTGGTACTATCACAAGTCCAAACTGGCCTGATAAATACCCCAGCAAGAAGACATGCACCTGGACTCTATCCACCACCCCAGGCCACCGCATTAAACTG GCTTTCGATGAAATTGACATGGAGGCCCATCAGGAGTGCACCTACGACCACTTGGAGATATATGATGGTAGAAACGGCAGAGCGCCCAGTTTTGGTCGCTTTTGTGGGGGCAAGAAGCCATCCCCAGTTATTTCCAGCAGCAATAGTATGTTTCTGCTATTCTTTTCGGATAACTCGGTACAGAAGAGGGGTTTTAAGGCCTCTCATTCAGCAG AATGTGGTGGGAGTCTGAAGGCAGAGATAAAGACCAAGGATCTCTATTCCCACGCTCAGTTTGGTGACAACAACTATCCCGGAGCGTCAGACTGCCAATGGGTGATCTCAGCGGAGAAGGGCTATGGGGTGGAGCTCATCTTTCACATCTTTGAGATTGAAGAGGAAGCTGACTGTGGATATGATTATGTGGAGCTGTTTGATGGGGCTGATGTCAAAGCGCCCAGGCTGGGCCGCTACTGTGGGTCTGGG CCACCAGAGGAGATCTACTCAGCTGGAGATGCCATTGTCATCAAATTTCACTCAGACGACACCATCAACAAGAAAGGTTTTCATGTTCGGTACACGAGCACTAAGTTCCAGGACACCCTTCACACTAGTAAGTGA
- the bmp1b gene encoding bone morphogenetic protein 1b isoform X2, which produces MNPLRTCSFVISLRLLIAIELQVDTNYYTGSAESDVVDYMDPCKAAAFLGDIALDEEDLRLLKVKYMDATQNTSSNFSLPESENKSSANSNAEGDPVLASRSFIRRRRAATARPERVWPDGIIPYIISGNFSGSQRAIFKQAMRHWEKHTCVTFMERTTEESYIVFTIRPCGCCSFVGRRGGGPQAISIGKNCDKFGIVVHELGHVIGFWHEHTRPDRDEHVDIFRENIQPGQEYNFIKMEPDDVDSLGEVYDFDSIMHYARNTFSRGIYLDTMLPKYDVDGVRPPIGQRTRLSKGDIAQARKLYKCPRCGESLQDSTGNFSSPGFPNGYAAYLHCIWRISVTPGEKIILNFTSMDLYRSHLCWYDHLEIRDGYWRNAPLKGRFCGDQIPEAIVSTDSRLWIEFRSSSNWVGKGFSAIYEAICGGEVRRDSGQIESPNYPDDYRPNKLCIWKIIVPQGFHVGLSFQSFEIEKHDSCSYDYLEVRDGDSENSPLLGHFCGYEKPDDVKSSSNQLWMKFVSDGSVNKAGFAANFFKETDECSRPDEGHCEQRCVNTLGSYHCACDPGYELAPDRRSCAAACGGFISKLNGSFTSPGWPQEYPPNKNCLWQLIAPTQYRITLLFDTFETEGNDVCKYDYVEVRSGLSADSKLHGKFCGTEKPEAITSQQNSMRVEFKSDNTVSKRGFKAQFFSDMDECSRENGGCQHECVNTFGSYSCQCRSGFVLHSNKHDCKEVGCDQVITRVSGTITSPNWPDKYPSKKTCTWTLSTTPGHRIKLAFDEIDMEAHQECTYDHLEIYDGRNGRAPSFGRFCGGKKPSPVISSSNSMFLLFFSDNSVQKRGFKASHSAECGGSLKAEIKTKDLYSHAQFGDNNYPGASDCQWVISAEKGYGVELIFHIFEIEEEADCGYDYVELFDGADVKAPRLGRYCGSGPPEEIYSAGDAIVIKFHSDDTINKKGFHVRYTSTKFQDTLHTSK; this is translated from the exons CTGCTTTTCTGGGGGACATAGCTTTAGATGAGGAGGACTTGCGTTTGCTAAAGGTGAAATATATGGATGCTACGCAGAACACCTCTTCTAACTTTTCTTTACCTGAATCAG AAAACAAATCCTCAGCCAATAGCAATGCAGAGGGTGACCCAGTTTTGGCCAGTCGAAGCTTCATACGCAGACGGAGAGCAGCCACAGCCAGGCCTGAGAGAGTTTGGCCAGATGGCATAATCCCCTATATTATTAGTGGCAACTTTAGCG GCAGCCAGCGAGCCATTTTCAAGCAAGCCATGCGACACTGGGAGAAGCACACCTGCGTGACCTTCATGGAAAGAACCACAGAGGAAAGCTACATCGTCTTTACCATCCGGCCATGTGG GTGCTGTTCTTTTGTCGGAAGGAGGGGTGGAGGTCCCCAGGCTATCTCCATTGGCAAGAACTGTGACAAGTTTGGCATCGTGGTGCATGAACTTGGACACGTCATTGGCTTCTGGCATGAGCACACGCGACCTGACCGGGACGAACATGTGGATATATTTAGAGAAAACATCCAGCCTG GTCAGGAGTACAATTTCATAAAAATGGAGCCAGATGATGTGGATTCCCTCGGCGAGGTTTATGACTTTGACAGCATCATGCATTACGCCAGAAACACATTTTCCAG GGGCATCTATCTTGATACCATGCTGCCAAAGTATGATGTTGATGGAGTCCGACCTCCTATCGGACAGCGAACAAGACTGAGCAAAGGGGACATTGCTCAAGCAAGAAAATTATACAAGTGTCCAA GATGTGGTGAGAGCCTCCAGGACAGCACTGGAAACTTTTCTTCCCCTGGGTTCCCGAATGGATATGCTGCATATCTTCACTGTATATGGAGGATATCGGTCACGCCTGGGGAGAAG ATCATTCTGAATTTTACCTCAATGGATTTGTACAGAAGTCACTTGTGCTGGTACGACCACTTGGAGATCCGTGATGGATACTGGAGAAATGCACCATTGAAAG GCCGTTTTTGTGGAGACCAGATTCCTGAGGCCATTGTGTCTACTGACAGTCGACTGTGGATTGAATTTCGCAGCAGCAGTAATTGGGTGGGAAAGGGCTTTTCCGCAATCTATGAAG CTATTTGCGGAGGTGAAGTGAGAAGAGACAGTGGCCAGATTGAGTCACCTAATTATCCTGACGACTATCGGCCCAATAAACTGTGCATATGGAAGATTATAGTGCCACAGGGGTTCCATGTGGGCCTCAGCTTCCAGTCCTTTGAG ATTGAGAAACATGACAGCTGTAGTTATGACTACCTGGAAGTGCGAGACGGTGATTCCGAAAACAGTCCTCTCCTGGGCCACTTCTGCGGCTACGAAAAGCCAGACGATGTCAAGAGCAGCTCTAACCAGCTGTGGATGAAGTTTGTATCTGATGGCTCTGTGAACAAAGCTGGATTTGCAGCCAATTTCTTTAAAG AGACCGATGAATGCTCCAGGCCTGATGAAGGTCACTGTGAGCAACGTTGTGTCAACACCCTGGGCAGCTACCACTGTGCCTGTGACCCGGGTTACGAGCTCGCCCCTGACCGCCGCAGCTGTGCAG CTGCCTGTGGTGGATTCATCAGCAAACTCAATGGCTCCTTTACAAGTCCAGGTTGGCCGCAGGAATACCCCCCCAACAAGAACTGCTTGTGGCAGCTCATAGCCCCCACACAGTACCGCATCACACTGCTGTTCGACACCTTTGAGACTGAGGGAAACGAT GTTTGTAAATATGATTATGTTGAGGTGCGTAGTGGTCTGTCCGCTGACTCAAAGCTTCACGGGAAGTTCTGCGGTACAGAGAAACCAGAGGCAATCACCTCACAACAGAACAGCATGCGTGTTGAGTTCAAATCAGACAACACCGTGTCCAAGAGAGGCTTCAAAGCTCAGTTCTTTTCTG ACATGGATGAGTGTTCGAGGGAGAATGGAGGCTGCCAGCATGAGTGTGTTAACACGTTTGGAAGCTACAGCTGTCAGTGTCGCAGTGGCTTTGTGTTACACAGCAATAAACATGACTGCAAAGAAG TGGGTTGTGACCAGGTCATTACTCGTGTCTCTGGTACTATCACAAGTCCAAACTGGCCTGATAAATACCCCAGCAAGAAGACATGCACCTGGACTCTATCCACCACCCCAGGCCACCGCATTAAACTG GCTTTCGATGAAATTGACATGGAGGCCCATCAGGAGTGCACCTACGACCACTTGGAGATATATGATGGTAGAAACGGCAGAGCGCCCAGTTTTGGTCGCTTTTGTGGGGGCAAGAAGCCATCCCCAGTTATTTCCAGCAGCAATAGTATGTTTCTGCTATTCTTTTCGGATAACTCGGTACAGAAGAGGGGTTTTAAGGCCTCTCATTCAGCAG AATGTGGTGGGAGTCTGAAGGCAGAGATAAAGACCAAGGATCTCTATTCCCACGCTCAGTTTGGTGACAACAACTATCCCGGAGCGTCAGACTGCCAATGGGTGATCTCAGCGGAGAAGGGCTATGGGGTGGAGCTCATCTTTCACATCTTTGAGATTGAAGAGGAAGCTGACTGTGGATATGATTATGTGGAGCTGTTTGATGGGGCTGATGTCAAAGCGCCCAGGCTGGGCCGCTACTGTGGGTCTGGG CCACCAGAGGAGATCTACTCAGCTGGAGATGCCATTGTCATCAAATTTCACTCAGACGACACCATCAACAAGAAAGGTTTTCATGTTCGGTACACGAGCACTAAGTTCCAGGACACCCTTCACACTAGTAAGTGA
- the LOC127432224 gene encoding zinc-binding protein A33-like isoform X1 codes for MSNNLPTQDKMEKQKLRAKISPLVSKSSTQRLSRDLTCSICLDLFKCPVSLPCDHTYCEACITSYWTGLRGKGQGGSGSCPQCRKVFPGQSYRPNRIVANIVESYCQGIKESGGRLAGGGLSADKVPSTPLCTRHGEELKLYCEEDQELVCLVCGISQDHRAHTLVCVQDAHQRYRASLSTSASALQIELNTALECERETEEEVKKLKDHTADLKQRIEAQFSELHQFLYQEEKLLQVKLKTEERRELIRLDEHKALLSVEISRLRRAMNDIKDKLSEQDPYTLLKSIMGLLQSRQPPKFEKPALTPPSLCEGRFAGPLQYRVWKSLKGSIYPVPSAITFNSKTANPWLSLTSSLTCVRYQTFNSAVQDNPQRFNAALSLLGSQGFTKGRHYWEVEVYSSTVWTVGVARESVTRKGVINTMPVNGFWTLSLSYGVQYMAGTSPPTLLSLEEPLARIGVYLDYKRGLVSFYNAESMTHLYTFKDTFTETLYPYFNLGFLDKVHENEPLKVFLPKI; via the exons ATGTCCAACAATCTTCCCACACAGGACAAAATGGAAAAGCAAAAACTAAGGGCTAAAATCAGTCCTCTGGTGTCCAAGAGCTCCACACAGCGTCTTAGTAGGGACCTCACCTGCTCCATCTGCCTAGACCTGTTCAAGTGCCCGGTTTCCTTGCCCTGTGACCACACTTACTGCGAGGCCTGCATTACGAGTTACTGGACCGGCCTTCGCGGCAAAGGGCAGGGTGGATCTGGTTCCTGTCCTCAGTGCCGGAAAGTGTTTCCTGGCCAGAGCTACCGACCCAACCGCATTGTGGCAAACATAGTGGAGAGTTACTGCCAAGGTATAAAGGAAAGTGGGGGTCGGTTGGCCGGTGGAGGATTGTCAGCTGACAAAGTGCCTTCTACACCGTTGTGCACCCGTCATGGAGAAGAGTTGAAGCTTTATTGTGAAGAAGACCAGGAGCTGGTGTGTCTGGTGTGTGGGATTTCTCAGGACCACAGGGCTCACACACTGGTGTGCGTGCAAGATGCACATCAGAGATATCGG GCTTCTCTTAGCACATCTGCAAGTGCCCTTCAAATAGAACTCAACACTGCTTTGGAGTGTGAAAGAGAGACTGAAGAAGAGGTGAAAAAGCTGAAG GACCACACGGCAGATCTGAAACAGAGAATCGAGGCTCAGTTCAGCGAACTCCATCAATTCCTGTACCAGGAGGAGAAACTCCTGCAGGTCAAGCTGAAGACAGAGGAACGACGTGAGCTGATAAGACTTGACGAGCACAAGGCCTTGCTCAGTGTGGAGATCTCCCGCCTGCGCAGAGCTATGAATGATATTAAGGACAAACTCAGCGAACAGGACCCATACACACTGCTCAAG AGCATAATGGGCCTGCTTCAGAG CAGGCAGCCACCAAAGTTCGAGAAGCCTGCACTGACGCCACCCAGCCTGTGTGAGGGCCGATTTGCTGGGCCCCTACAGTATAGAGTCTGGAAGTCACTAAAAGGAAGCATTTATCCAG TTCCCTCAGCCATAACATTTAACTCCAAAACAGCCAACCCCTGGTTGAGTCTTACATCCTCACTCACCTGTGTGCGCTACCAGACCTTCAACAGCGCAGTGCAGGACAACCCACAGCGCTTCAATGCTGCCCTGTCTCTGCTGGGCAGTCAGGGCTTCACTAAAGGCCGCCATTACTGGGAGGTGGAGGTATACAGCAGCACCGTTTGGACAGTGGGAGTCGCCCGTGAATCGGTCACAAGGAAAGGTGTCATCAATACCATGCCGGTCAATGGCTTCTGGACGCTCTCGCTGTCGTATGGAGTTCAGTACATGGCGGGGACATCTCCTCCAACATTACTGTCTTTGGAAGAGCCACTGGCAAGGATTGGCGTGTATCTAGACTACAAAAGGGGTCTGGTGTCATTCTACAATGCTGAAAGCATGACACACCTATATACCTTTAAGGACACCTTCACTGAGACCCTCTACCCTTATTTCAACCTGGGCTTCCTGGACAAAGTGCATGAAAATGAGCCTCTTAAAGTGTTTCTACCTAAAATCTGA
- the LOC127432224 gene encoding zinc-binding protein A33-like isoform X2, giving the protein MSNNLPTQDKMEKQKLRAKISPLVSKSSTQRLSRDLTCSICLDLFKCPVSLPCDHTYCEACITSYWTGLRGKGQGGSGSCPQCRKVFPGQSYRPNRIVANIVESYCQGIKESGGRLAGGGLSADKVPSTPLCTRHGEELKLYCEEDQELVCLVCGISQDHRAHTLVCVQDAHQRYRASLSTSASALQIELNTALECERETEEEVKKLKDHTADLKQRIEAQFSELHQFLYQEEKLLQVKLKTEERRELIRLDEHKALLSVEISRLRRAMNDIKDKLSEQDPYTLLKSIMGLLQRQPPKFEKPALTPPSLCEGRFAGPLQYRVWKSLKGSIYPVPSAITFNSKTANPWLSLTSSLTCVRYQTFNSAVQDNPQRFNAALSLLGSQGFTKGRHYWEVEVYSSTVWTVGVARESVTRKGVINTMPVNGFWTLSLSYGVQYMAGTSPPTLLSLEEPLARIGVYLDYKRGLVSFYNAESMTHLYTFKDTFTETLYPYFNLGFLDKVHENEPLKVFLPKI; this is encoded by the exons ATGTCCAACAATCTTCCCACACAGGACAAAATGGAAAAGCAAAAACTAAGGGCTAAAATCAGTCCTCTGGTGTCCAAGAGCTCCACACAGCGTCTTAGTAGGGACCTCACCTGCTCCATCTGCCTAGACCTGTTCAAGTGCCCGGTTTCCTTGCCCTGTGACCACACTTACTGCGAGGCCTGCATTACGAGTTACTGGACCGGCCTTCGCGGCAAAGGGCAGGGTGGATCTGGTTCCTGTCCTCAGTGCCGGAAAGTGTTTCCTGGCCAGAGCTACCGACCCAACCGCATTGTGGCAAACATAGTGGAGAGTTACTGCCAAGGTATAAAGGAAAGTGGGGGTCGGTTGGCCGGTGGAGGATTGTCAGCTGACAAAGTGCCTTCTACACCGTTGTGCACCCGTCATGGAGAAGAGTTGAAGCTTTATTGTGAAGAAGACCAGGAGCTGGTGTGTCTGGTGTGTGGGATTTCTCAGGACCACAGGGCTCACACACTGGTGTGCGTGCAAGATGCACATCAGAGATATCGG GCTTCTCTTAGCACATCTGCAAGTGCCCTTCAAATAGAACTCAACACTGCTTTGGAGTGTGAAAGAGAGACTGAAGAAGAGGTGAAAAAGCTGAAG GACCACACGGCAGATCTGAAACAGAGAATCGAGGCTCAGTTCAGCGAACTCCATCAATTCCTGTACCAGGAGGAGAAACTCCTGCAGGTCAAGCTGAAGACAGAGGAACGACGTGAGCTGATAAGACTTGACGAGCACAAGGCCTTGCTCAGTGTGGAGATCTCCCGCCTGCGCAGAGCTATGAATGATATTAAGGACAAACTCAGCGAACAGGACCCATACACACTGCTCAAG AGCATAATGGGCCTGCTTCAGAG GCAGCCACCAAAGTTCGAGAAGCCTGCACTGACGCCACCCAGCCTGTGTGAGGGCCGATTTGCTGGGCCCCTACAGTATAGAGTCTGGAAGTCACTAAAAGGAAGCATTTATCCAG TTCCCTCAGCCATAACATTTAACTCCAAAACAGCCAACCCCTGGTTGAGTCTTACATCCTCACTCACCTGTGTGCGCTACCAGACCTTCAACAGCGCAGTGCAGGACAACCCACAGCGCTTCAATGCTGCCCTGTCTCTGCTGGGCAGTCAGGGCTTCACTAAAGGCCGCCATTACTGGGAGGTGGAGGTATACAGCAGCACCGTTTGGACAGTGGGAGTCGCCCGTGAATCGGTCACAAGGAAAGGTGTCATCAATACCATGCCGGTCAATGGCTTCTGGACGCTCTCGCTGTCGTATGGAGTTCAGTACATGGCGGGGACATCTCCTCCAACATTACTGTCTTTGGAAGAGCCACTGGCAAGGATTGGCGTGTATCTAGACTACAAAAGGGGTCTGGTGTCATTCTACAATGCTGAAAGCATGACACACCTATATACCTTTAAGGACACCTTCACTGAGACCCTCTACCCTTATTTCAACCTGGGCTTCCTGGACAAAGTGCATGAAAATGAGCCTCTTAAAGTGTTTCTACCTAAAATCTGA